A stretch of Faecalibacterium duncaniae DNA encodes these proteins:
- a CDS encoding phage terminase large subunit family protein — protein sequence MKPTTKKSTAKLNAAIAPAIRNFKPPEDLTVAEWADRHRRLSPENSAESGPWRTSRTPYLREPMEAFTDPKIRKIVMVAASQVGKSELELNIIGYIIDQDPGSILFVQPSLDDARKFSRLRIAPMIRDSKVLRAKVSDVKSKDSGNTILQKSFPGGMLTITGSNSASALASTPARYILGDERDRWAVSAGAEGDPWALAEARQATFYNAKAVEVSTPTIKGASNIESSYYLGTQERWCHQCPECGEYGEITFDRVHFDHTVAKVRGKKAYKIVGPITWCCPSCGCIVPEEKMRKQPAKWIAENPAAYDEGVRSFWLNAFSSPWTPWEKIALKFLQAKDDPQKLKVVYNTLLGELWEDRGDIADEDTMLARREDYGTNADGSPVEVPEGVLVLTCGVDTQDNRLEYEVVGHGFYGETWGIKKGYIMGKPDTDEVWQQLDDVIDHVYRFKDGKGLRISITCVDSGGHYTQEVYTRCRERKNKRVFAIKGKGGDGIPFVTPPSKVPIKDNKRITCWLYTLGVDAGKETIMSSLKVQEAGPKYCHFPIHESCGYDTYYFNGLLSERLELTQTKRGNQWHWVKIPGHNRNEALDCRNYANAGLKIIDPDMFAVERRLKNVQETPQTKPAQRRKPKPAARNYFDEW from the coding sequence ATGAAGCCGACGACTAAAAAATCCACCGCGAAACTCAACGCAGCCATAGCACCGGCCATTCGCAACTTTAAGCCACCCGAAGATCTGACGGTGGCCGAATGGGCCGATAGACACCGCCGCCTATCCCCGGAGAACTCCGCGGAGTCTGGCCCGTGGCGCACTTCGCGCACGCCGTACCTGCGGGAACCTATGGAAGCGTTCACGGATCCGAAGATCCGTAAGATCGTAATGGTGGCAGCGTCTCAGGTGGGAAAATCTGAGCTGGAGCTGAACATAATCGGCTACATTATCGACCAAGATCCCGGCTCGATCCTGTTCGTCCAGCCTTCCCTCGACGACGCCCGAAAGTTCTCACGCCTCCGTATCGCTCCAATGATACGAGACAGCAAGGTGCTGAGGGCGAAAGTTTCCGACGTCAAAAGCAAAGACTCCGGGAACACAATCCTCCAGAAGTCATTCCCCGGCGGTATGCTCACGATCACAGGATCCAACAGCGCCTCCGCTCTGGCTTCCACTCCCGCCCGCTACATTCTCGGCGACGAGCGCGACCGCTGGGCCGTGTCTGCCGGTGCTGAGGGTGATCCGTGGGCTCTGGCCGAAGCCAGACAGGCCACGTTCTACAATGCGAAGGCCGTCGAGGTATCAACTCCGACCATAAAAGGCGCTTCAAATATCGAAAGCAGCTACTACCTCGGAACACAGGAACGCTGGTGCCACCAGTGCCCTGAGTGTGGAGAGTACGGCGAGATCACCTTCGACCGCGTACACTTCGATCATACAGTGGCCAAAGTCCGCGGGAAAAAGGCGTACAAGATCGTGGGCCCGATTACATGGTGCTGCCCATCCTGCGGCTGCATAGTACCGGAGGAGAAAATGCGGAAGCAGCCTGCAAAGTGGATCGCCGAGAACCCGGCGGCCTACGACGAGGGCGTCCGCTCCTTCTGGCTGAACGCTTTTTCTTCTCCATGGACTCCATGGGAAAAGATCGCGCTCAAATTCCTGCAAGCCAAGGACGATCCTCAGAAGCTCAAAGTAGTTTATAACACGCTGCTGGGTGAGCTCTGGGAGGATCGCGGCGACATAGCAGACGAGGACACCATGCTGGCCCGGCGCGAGGACTACGGTACCAATGCCGACGGCTCTCCCGTCGAAGTTCCGGAGGGCGTTCTCGTTCTCACCTGCGGCGTAGATACTCAGGACAACCGTTTGGAGTACGAAGTCGTGGGCCATGGCTTCTACGGTGAAACGTGGGGCATAAAAAAGGGCTACATCATGGGAAAACCCGACACCGACGAGGTATGGCAGCAGCTCGACGACGTGATCGACCACGTTTACCGCTTCAAGGACGGAAAAGGGCTGCGGATCTCAATCACCTGCGTGGACTCCGGCGGCCATTACACCCAAGAGGTATACACACGCTGCCGTGAGCGTAAGAACAAGCGCGTTTTTGCTATCAAGGGCAAGGGCGGCGACGGGATCCCGTTCGTGACGCCTCCGTCAAAGGTTCCGATCAAGGACAACAAGCGGATCACCTGCTGGCTCTACACGCTCGGCGTTGACGCTGGAAAGGAAACGATCATGTCGAGCCTGAAAGTTCAGGAGGCTGGCCCAAAATATTGCCATTTCCCGATCCACGAGTCCTGCGGCTACGACACCTACTATTTCAATGGACTGCTCTCCGAGCGTCTGGAGCTCACGCAAACAAAGCGCGGCAACCAGTGGCACTGGGTAAAAATCCCCGGACACAACCGGAACGAGGCCCTCGACTGCCGAAACTATGCGAACGCCGGGCTAAAAATCATAGATCCGGACATGTTCGCGGTGGAGCGACGTCTGAAAAATGTCCAAGAAACGCCGCAAACCAAACCGGCGCAACGCCGCAAACCAAAACCGGCAGCCCGGAACTACTTCGACGAGTGGTAA
- a CDS encoding phage portal protein: MKGFNAPSGSAHEDIDFNNYTMRQRARMLYMAAPIATSAIKTNRTNVVGVGLRLKSRIDREVLGLSPDQAERWQKETEREFSLWASNKRACDATGMNNFYGLQQLALISWLLSGDCIGLIKQYETTRLLPYSLRVHLIESDRIATPNNYGAGTTLYYTTGKNPETGNTIYDGVEVDKNGMVVAYHIRSNYPYELGAPVTEWARVLAYQQSTGLPNVLHVIDTERPDQYRGVSYLAQVIEPLLQLRRYTESELMAAVVESFYTAFIKTEAPTDEMPFNEVDPVPPGEMRNPNEYSMGPGQINVMGPGESVEFANPTHPNGSFDKFAVAISAQVGAALEIPSDLLLKSFNASYSASRAALLEAWKAFKMRREWLADDFCRPCYEVWMSEAVARGRIYAPGFFQNPAIRAAYLGSEWLGPSQGQLDPVKEITAEILACSEGFSTHEQSTIRLNGGQWDSNVEQLRRENEKLGGNQPDPHQSGTGTAEPDGEQDPPEGDDNPHNPETARKRGTVALRSLVIGEQIKQTIQGG; this comes from the coding sequence GTGAAAGGTTTTAATGCTCCCAGCGGATCCGCTCACGAGGACATAGACTTCAACAACTACACCATGCGACAGCGTGCCCGCATGTTATACATGGCCGCGCCGATCGCTACCTCGGCGATCAAAACCAACCGCACAAACGTGGTAGGCGTCGGGCTCAGGCTTAAAAGCCGGATCGACCGCGAAGTGCTCGGACTCTCACCGGATCAGGCAGAACGGTGGCAGAAAGAAACAGAGCGAGAGTTTTCCCTCTGGGCCAGCAACAAGAGAGCCTGCGACGCCACCGGCATGAATAACTTCTACGGGCTCCAGCAGCTTGCGCTGATCTCGTGGCTGCTCTCCGGCGACTGCATAGGGTTAATCAAGCAGTACGAAACCACTCGGCTGCTCCCCTACTCTCTCCGCGTCCACCTGATCGAGTCCGACAGAATCGCAACACCGAACAACTACGGGGCCGGGACTACGCTCTACTACACAACCGGTAAGAACCCAGAAACGGGCAACACCATATACGACGGCGTGGAAGTAGACAAGAACGGCATGGTGGTAGCATATCACATACGCAGCAACTACCCGTATGAGCTCGGCGCTCCGGTTACTGAATGGGCCCGCGTTCTGGCATACCAGCAAAGCACCGGCCTTCCGAATGTGCTCCACGTCATTGACACAGAGCGCCCGGATCAGTACCGCGGCGTGAGTTATCTCGCGCAGGTGATCGAGCCGCTGCTGCAGCTTCGCAGGTATACCGAGTCCGAACTCATGGCCGCAGTCGTCGAGAGCTTTTACACTGCCTTCATTAAGACAGAAGCCCCGACTGATGAAATGCCATTCAATGAGGTGGATCCGGTACCACCCGGAGAAATGCGGAACCCGAACGAGTACAGCATGGGGCCGGGCCAGATCAATGTCATGGGGCCGGGTGAAAGCGTAGAATTTGCAAACCCGACGCACCCGAACGGCAGCTTCGACAAGTTCGCCGTAGCGATCAGTGCACAAGTAGGCGCCGCGCTGGAAATTCCCAGCGATCTGCTCCTGAAATCCTTCAACGCCTCATACAGTGCGAGCCGTGCTGCTCTGCTGGAAGCGTGGAAGGCGTTCAAAATGCGCCGCGAATGGCTGGCGGACGACTTTTGCCGCCCATGCTATGAAGTGTGGATGAGCGAAGCCGTGGCCCGTGGCCGCATATATGCGCCGGGCTTTTTCCAGAATCCAGCGATCCGCGCCGCGTATCTCGGCAGCGAATGGCTCGGCCCGTCTCAGGGACAGCTCGATCCGGTGAAGGAAATCACGGCCGAGATCCTCGCGTGCAGTGAAGGCTTCTCCACTCACGAGCAGAGCACGATCCGCTTAAACGGTGGCCAATGGGACAGCAATGTGGAACAGCTCAGACGTGAAAACGAAAAGCTCGGAGGCAATCAACCAGATCCGCACCAGAGCGGCACCGGAACAGCGGAACCGGACGGCGAACAGGATCCGCCAGAAGGCGACGACAATCCACACAACCCCGAAACAGCTCGCAAGAGGGGCACGGTGGCTCTCCGCAGTCTCGTGATCGGCGAGCAGATAAAGCAAACCATACAAGGAGGATAA
- a CDS encoding head maturation protease, ClpP-related, with product MKTKHSGLIMGPAAAPQAPTATKFWNMASTGDDEGEITLYGDVMSQQPVDWWTGEPEPGLFITPEGFMEDLAAVKDKGHITVKLNSCGGDLYTGIAIHNALKALSGEVNVIVEGIAASAASVIMCAGDTVTVYPGSLIMIHGVSVMLWDYMNMQDMKQLMKGMDASERAVAEIYNSKTGIEVDTLRSMMTKETWFTGREALEKGFADAIKEDEDDPEMSMSADRKVLFVNGVRHNVDGLQHVPGTIPVKAIATPPAAKPGANKKKPTTKAAKKEGGNKPMDEKELRAAYPEIVAQIEANARTEAQNTSSEAVAAERQRIEQIDSIAASIPDQQLVHDAKYGDNPCTAQELCFRVMQASAASGQNFLAAYQAEGAKSGAADVGAAPNGGTPASAQEQDAADIQAVVSAYNQTKGGMK from the coding sequence ATGAAAACCAAACATAGCGGCCTAATCATGGGCCCGGCTGCTGCTCCACAAGCTCCCACGGCGACAAAGTTCTGGAATATGGCCAGCACCGGCGACGACGAGGGAGAAATCACTCTCTACGGCGACGTTATGAGCCAGCAGCCCGTTGACTGGTGGACAGGCGAACCGGAGCCCGGCCTTTTCATCACACCGGAGGGCTTCATGGAGGATCTGGCAGCAGTCAAAGACAAGGGGCACATCACCGTCAAGCTCAATAGCTGCGGCGGCGATCTCTACACCGGGATCGCAATCCACAACGCGCTGAAAGCTCTCAGCGGTGAGGTGAACGTCATTGTCGAGGGAATCGCGGCCAGCGCTGCGAGCGTTATCATGTGCGCGGGTGATACCGTGACCGTGTACCCCGGTTCCCTAATTATGATCCACGGCGTAAGCGTTATGCTCTGGGACTACATGAACATGCAGGACATGAAGCAACTTATGAAAGGCATGGACGCCAGCGAGCGGGCCGTGGCCGAGATTTACAACAGCAAGACAGGGATCGAAGTCGATACTCTCCGCAGCATGATGACCAAGGAGACGTGGTTCACCGGCCGCGAAGCTCTGGAGAAGGGCTTCGCTGACGCGATCAAAGAGGACGAGGACGATCCAGAAATGAGCATGAGCGCCGACAGAAAGGTGCTTTTTGTTAATGGAGTACGCCACAATGTTGACGGGCTCCAGCATGTGCCGGGCACTATCCCGGTGAAAGCAATCGCGACTCCACCGGCTGCAAAGCCCGGAGCAAATAAAAAGAAGCCGACCACAAAGGCGGCAAAAAAAGAAGGAGGTAACAAACCTATGGACGAGAAGGAACTGAGAGCAGCATACCCGGAGATCGTGGCCCAGATTGAGGCCAACGCAAGAACCGAAGCGCAGAACACTTCCAGCGAGGCTGTGGCGGCAGAGCGCCAGAGAATCGAGCAGATCGACTCGATCGCCGCCTCTATCCCGGATCAGCAGCTCGTACACGACGCCAAGTACGGCGACAACCCTTGCACAGCTCAGGAGCTTTGCTTCCGTGTTATGCAGGCCAGCGCAGCGTCAGGCCAGAATTTCCTCGCAGCATATCAGGCAGAGGGAGCAAAATCCGGAGCCGCAGACGTAGGCGCAGCACCTAACGGCGGCACGCCTGCAAGCGCTCAGGAACAGGACGCAGCAGACATTCAGGCGGTAGTTTCCGCCTATAACCAGACCAAAGGAGGTATGAAGTAA
- a CDS encoding head decoration protein — protein sequence MSKRLDETIGAVGFDNLINGQYPPAEVLTVKIRKEATEAKIYKRGTVLALSAGTAGDGLRVILGTTAKSNETLTANCVLADDVEVGTASDAVATAYRTGHFNENSLITDNSHAISETDKEALRSAGILLSDAVAY from the coding sequence ATGAGTAAAAGACTCGACGAGACGATCGGGGCCGTAGGCTTCGACAACCTGATCAATGGCCAGTACCCGCCCGCAGAGGTTTTAACTGTGAAGATCCGCAAGGAAGCCACAGAAGCCAAAATCTACAAGCGCGGCACTGTTCTGGCACTCTCCGCCGGTACAGCAGGCGACGGCTTGCGTGTAATTCTCGGTACCACTGCGAAAAGCAACGAGACGCTGACGGCCAACTGCGTGCTGGCTGACGACGTGGAAGTCGGAACGGCTTCCGACGCGGTGGCGACTGCATACCGTACCGGCCATTTTAACGAGAACAGCCTGATCACTGACAACAGCCATGCGATCAGCGAAACGGACAAGGAAGCGCTCCGCTCTGCCGGAATCCTGCTCTCTGACGCCGTAGCATACTAA
- a CDS encoding major capsid protein, translating into MAFNFYDTHTLLASVQQLPPLHSFLLDRYFPTNAASDVFATDDVLVEYRKGSKKAAPFVAPRKGGITILREGYTMKRFTPAYIAPKRPLSIDDLKKRGFGEALYTNLTPAQRQGVIMLGDLDELRDMNTRRKEAMAAEVIFTNGCIMHEYTNDLGTYEEKEVRYYDGTSNPAKYTPSADWADTEAGGKQMIDDVAAMISMLSKRGLPATECLMAPDVADLFLRNPWILKLLDNRNYNIGGVDPETLPAGASKIARLNIKGRMIDFLTYEDTYTELDGTVKQYIPQGMIAVGAPAAGRTVYGAITQVEQADGEFHTYTGVNVPKYISDAAHNIRELTLSSAPLPMPNNECPFSVAKVIN; encoded by the coding sequence ATGGCTTTTAATTTTTATGATACCCACACACTGCTCGCCTCCGTGCAGCAGCTCCCGCCGCTTCACTCTTTCCTTTTGGATCGCTATTTCCCTACTAACGCCGCCTCTGACGTGTTCGCCACTGACGACGTGCTGGTGGAATACCGCAAGGGATCCAAGAAAGCAGCACCTTTTGTAGCACCTCGCAAGGGCGGAATCACGATCCTGCGCGAAGGCTACACCATGAAGCGCTTCACTCCGGCGTATATTGCACCGAAGCGCCCACTCTCCATTGACGACCTGAAAAAGAGAGGCTTCGGGGAGGCTCTTTATACTAACCTGACTCCGGCCCAGAGACAGGGCGTGATCATGCTCGGAGATCTCGACGAACTCCGCGACATGAACACCCGCAGAAAAGAGGCCATGGCTGCCGAGGTAATCTTCACCAACGGCTGCATTATGCACGAGTACACGAACGACCTCGGCACTTACGAGGAAAAGGAAGTCCGTTACTATGACGGCACCAGCAACCCGGCAAAATATACCCCTTCCGCAGACTGGGCCGACACTGAGGCAGGCGGCAAGCAGATGATCGACGACGTGGCCGCCATGATCTCCATGTTGAGCAAAAGAGGGCTCCCTGCGACTGAGTGCCTCATGGCTCCAGACGTTGCGGATCTTTTCCTCCGCAATCCGTGGATCCTGAAACTGCTCGACAACCGCAACTACAATATCGGAGGCGTAGATCCTGAGACTCTGCCTGCCGGTGCTTCCAAGATCGCCCGCCTGAATATCAAGGGCCGAATGATCGACTTCCTCACTTATGAGGACACATACACCGAGCTGGACGGAACTGTAAAGCAGTATATCCCGCAGGGCATGATCGCGGTAGGCGCTCCGGCTGCTGGCCGTACTGTTTACGGCGCGATCACTCAGGTGGAGCAGGCCGACGGTGAGTTCCATACTTACACCGGCGTGAACGTGCCGAAGTATATCAGCGACGCTGCTCACAACATCCGCGAGCTCACTCTCAGCTCTGCGCCGCTGCCTATGCCTAACAACGAGTGCCCGTTCAGCGTGGCGAAAGTTATCAACTAA
- a CDS encoding phage tail sheath family protein yields the protein MAYLHGAYGEIGESKVASVTQADVVAAYIGTAPVNLIRGYADKDLVNMPVKVTNMSEVQSLVGYSDDWETFTLGSAFAEHFDNTVGNVGPIYIVNVLDPAVHKSAQKTTKALTFTDGKAEFESDKIILDTFAIADKAEGVDYALSYSMAKHTVTVTLLKETDGAELSATFNTVDTSKVQAADIIGEKTETGEYTGLASMALLYQYHNVVLNILAAPGWSHIPAVYKAMVSTIQKLNGHWDGFVHADVPLEDKGTKIDTLAKAQKWAIDNGYTSEFSKVYWPKIKDGSGRIFWLSTVGAATMQRVDLSHDGVPFESPSNKEIMATSQYFGEDSKSRGFDQETANKLNEKGITTACFWGGRWVLWGPHTAAYKYNGSMDARAIFDVNIRMLEHITNSFQKDHGTEIDSPMTPQDKDSVLNFEKEKLDTLLGIGALIGTPSVEFVESANPTSNMLNGDFVWDFSVTNTPPFKSGTARVCYTDEGFQSFFATE from the coding sequence ATGGCATATTTGCATGGCGCATATGGCGAAATCGGCGAAAGTAAAGTGGCTTCCGTCACTCAGGCCGACGTGGTGGCCGCGTATATCGGCACCGCACCGGTGAACCTGATCAGGGGTTACGCTGACAAGGATCTCGTTAATATGCCGGTAAAAGTAACCAATATGAGCGAAGTCCAGAGCCTCGTCGGCTACTCCGACGACTGGGAAACATTCACCCTCGGTTCTGCGTTCGCTGAGCACTTCGACAACACCGTCGGAAATGTGGGCCCGATCTATATCGTGAACGTGCTCGATCCTGCGGTTCATAAATCCGCACAGAAAACCACCAAGGCCCTGACCTTCACCGACGGCAAGGCAGAGTTTGAGAGTGACAAGATCATTCTCGACACCTTCGCGATCGCAGACAAGGCCGAGGGCGTGGACTATGCTCTCTCTTATAGCATGGCAAAGCACACCGTAACCGTGACGCTGCTCAAAGAGACTGACGGGGCCGAACTCTCCGCAACCTTCAACACCGTGGACACTTCCAAGGTGCAGGCGGCCGACATTATCGGCGAGAAAACCGAAACCGGAGAATATACCGGACTGGCTTCCATGGCTCTGCTCTACCAGTACCACAACGTCGTACTCAATATTCTGGCAGCTCCGGGCTGGAGCCATATCCCGGCCGTATATAAGGCCATGGTGAGCACTATCCAGAAACTCAACGGCCACTGGGACGGCTTCGTTCACGCTGACGTTCCTCTGGAGGACAAAGGAACCAAGATCGACACACTCGCAAAGGCTCAGAAATGGGCTATTGACAACGGCTACACCAGCGAGTTCTCGAAGGTATACTGGCCTAAAATTAAGGACGGCAGCGGCCGGATCTTCTGGCTGTCCACAGTAGGCGCCGCCACTATGCAGCGCGTAGACCTGAGCCACGACGGCGTTCCGTTTGAATCTCCGTCCAACAAGGAAATCATGGCCACGAGCCAGTATTTCGGTGAGGACTCCAAGAGCCGCGGCTTCGATCAGGAAACTGCGAACAAGCTCAACGAAAAAGGAATCACAACGGCCTGCTTCTGGGGTGGCCGCTGGGTATTGTGGGGCCCTCATACTGCTGCGTACAAGTACAACGGCAGCATGGACGCCCGCGCAATCTTCGATGTAAATATCCGTATGCTGGAGCATATCACGAACAGCTTCCAGAAGGATCACGGAACTGAGATCGACAGCCCTATGACTCCACAGGACAAGGACAGCGTGCTGAATTTTGAAAAGGAAAAGCTCGACACCCTTCTGGGAATCGGTGCCCTGATCGGTACCCCGTCCGTGGAATTTGTGGAGAGCGCGAACCCTACCAGCAACATGCTGAACGGTGACTTCGTTTGGGACTTCTCCGTAACTAACACGCCTCCGTTCAAGTCTGGCACCGCTCGCGTATGCTACACAGACGAAGGCTTCCAGTCCTTTTTTGCTACTGAATAA
- a CDS encoding phage major tail tube protein translates to MAKWLDIKGPVVADTVYADSTLVAKDVSFTLPGIEFLTADVQAMGNMTVPLIGLLENMELSITKIGVDNGLRRMNRLEKQSFEFRWVQNVVKSDGSTAPEGCKAFVRTMPASFPELGVEVGSATEAENAYNVTRLQIYANGVEICCVDRLAQILRINGKDYMSQINNLL, encoded by the coding sequence ATGGCAAAATGGCTCGATATTAAAGGCCCGGTAGTGGCCGACACTGTATACGCGGACAGCACTCTGGTGGCGAAGGACGTCTCCTTCACTCTGCCCGGTATTGAATTTTTAACCGCTGACGTGCAGGCCATGGGTAACATGACCGTGCCACTGATCGGACTTCTGGAGAACATGGAGCTCTCCATTACAAAGATCGGCGTAGACAACGGCCTGCGCCGCATGAACCGCCTTGAAAAGCAGAGCTTCGAGTTCCGCTGGGTTCAGAATGTCGTAAAATCCGACGGATCCACCGCACCCGAAGGCTGCAAGGCTTTTGTGCGTACTATGCCGGCATCCTTCCCTGAATTGGGCGTCGAAGTTGGCAGCGCAACCGAAGCCGAGAACGCTTACAACGTGACAAGGCTCCAGATCTACGCAAATGGCGTCGAGATCTGCTGCGTTGACCGTTTGGCTCAGATCCTCCGTATCAACGGCAAGGACTACATGAGCCAGATCAACAACCTGCTTTAA